In Pyxicephalus adspersus chromosome 12, UCB_Pads_2.0, whole genome shotgun sequence, a genomic segment contains:
- the CGRRF1 gene encoding cell growth regulator with RING finger domain protein 1 — MPAIFLTTLYEYSPPFYIAVVFVCFVVTCGLVLGWFGLDVPVILRNSDDSISETFISRRQMVQVKNPFGLEIANPDATTITTGVTLRPHCLEETTLTCYWGCSVQRVQEALQKHVYHFRIMTPGALEEALYREYQHREQHAIQKESKEDILVQLPEDSKMEDFGPVPRTRYPLIALLTFSHADDRELYPIVSMLSVIHVPDRSYRLPCRIIYQYLLTAQGQFYDLKQLYMSTTEHNSESPGGEEIPDCSRDRELLEKLGLSEELPDDGGKDCVVCQNDTANWVLLPCRHVCLCNGCLTRFQHCPICREFVQETFPLLSRTPPTG, encoded by the exons ATGCCAGCCATCTTCCTTACCACCTTATACGAATATTCGCCCCCCTTTTACATCGCTGTGGTGTTTGTCTGCTTCGTGGTGACCTGTGGGTTGGTGCTGGGGTG GTTTGGATTGGACGTTCCGGTCATACTGAGAAATTCCGATGATTCCATATCAGAAACCTTCATTTCCAGGAGGCAGATGGTACAAGTGAAGAATCCCTTCGGACTGGAGATTGCCAACCCTGACGCTACCACAATAACAA CGGGAGTGACGTTACGGCCACATTGCCTGGAGGAGACCACCCTGACCTGTTATTGGGGCTGCAGCGTGCAGAGGGTGCAGGAGGCCCTGCAGAAACATGTCTACCATTTCCGGATTATGACCCCCGGAGCCCTGGAGGAGGCGCTATACAGAGAATACCAGCACAGAGAGCAGCATGC CATCCAGAAGGAAAGTAAAGAAGACATTCTGGTCCAGCTGCCAGAGGACAGCAAGATGGAGGATTTTGGCCCAGTTCCCCGCACTCGCTATCCACTTATAGCTCTGCTGACGTTTTCCCACGCGGATGACCGGGAATTATATCCGATT GTTTCCATGCTGAGTGTCATCCATGTTCCGGACAGAAGTTACAGACTTCCATGCAGAATCATCTATCAGTATCTGCTCACTGCACAGGGCCAGTTCTATGACCTCAAG CAACTTTATATGTCAACCACGGAGCACAACTCGGAGTCCCCAGGAGGAGAAGAAATTCCGGATTGTTCCAGGGATAGAGAACTTCTGGAGAAGTTGGGGCTATCGGAGGAACTGCCTGATGATGGGGGCAAGGACTGCGTGGTGTGTCAGAACGATACGGCAAACTGGGTGCTGCTTCCCTGCCGCCATGTCTGCCTGTGCAATGGCTGCCTAACGCGATTCCAGCACTGCCCGATATGCCGAGAGTTTGTCCAGGAAACCTTCCCATTGCTCAGCAGGACACCGCCAACCGGCTGA